One window of Candidatus Nitrospira kreftii genomic DNA carries:
- a CDS encoding hypothetical protein (conserved protein of unknown function): MPKDDLFYVGHMLDKAQETLSLVHEKTRQDYDRDTVLRLALTHLIQVIGEAARRVSPPFRERYPEIPWDAIAGMRNKIVHDYMDVDEDIVWDSVAHELPLLVEELKRIVPSENS; encoded by the coding sequence ATGCCGAAGGATGACCTGTTCTATGTCGGCCACATGCTGGACAAAGCCCAGGAAACACTCTCGCTAGTTCACGAGAAAACTCGCCAAGATTACGATCGTGATACCGTCCTCCGCTTGGCTCTCACGCATCTGATCCAAGTAATAGGAGAAGCTGCCCGCCGTGTCTCTCCTCCATTCCGTGAGAGGTACCCAGAGATTCCGTGGGACGCCATCGCGGGTATGAGGAACAAGATCGTGCACGATTACATGGATGTGGACGAAGACATCGTCTGGGATTCCGTGGCCCATGAATTGCCTTTGCTGGTGGAAGAATTGAAACGGATCGTTCCAAGCGAGAACTCGTAA